Genomic DNA from Streptomyces sp. NBC_01571:
AACTGTGGACGGCGCGCAGCCATGTCTGAGTCGTACGCCGGGAAGGCGGCGGCGCTGGACGCCGCGGACGAACTCGCGAAGCTGCGCGACCGGTTCGTGCTGGACGACGTGGTGTACCTGGACGGGAACTCGCTCGGCGCGCTGTCGGTGGACGTCCCCGGCCGGGTCGACGACGTCGTCCGCAGGCAGTGGGGTGAGCTGCGGATCCGGTCCTGGGAGGAGAGCGGCTGGTGGACGGCGCCGGAGCGGATCGGCGACCGCGTCGCGCCCCTGGTCGGCGCCGCTCCCGGTCAGATCGTGGTCGGTGACTCGACGAGCGTGAACGTCTTCAAGGCGCTGGTGGGGGCCGTGCGGCTGGCCGGTGCCGGCCGGGACGAGATCGTCGTCGACGCGACGACGTTCCCGTCGGACGGCTACATCGCCGCGTCGGCGGCCCGCCTGACGGGCTGTGAACTGCGCCCGGTGGAGCCGTCCGAGGTGCCGGACGCCGTGGGGCCCCGTACGGCGGCCGTGCTGCTGAACCACGTGGACTACCGCACCGGCCGGCTGCACGATCTGCCGGCCCTGACGTCCGCGATCCACGACGCGGGCGCCGTGGCGGTCTGGGACCTCTGCCACAGCGCGGGGGCCCTGCCCGTGGGGCTGGACGCCCACGGGGTCGACCTGGCGGTCGGCTGTACCTACAAGTACCTGAACGGGGGGCCGGGTTCGCCCGCGTACCTCTATGTCCGGGCCGATCTGCAGGAGCGTTTCGACTCCCCGTTGCCCGGCTGGAACTCGCACACGAACCCGTTCGACATGAGCGCGGAGTTCATACCGGCGGCGGGTGCCCTGAGGGGCCGGGTCGGTACGCCGGACATCCTCTCCATGCTGGCCCTGGAGGCCGCGCTGGAGGTGTGGGACGGGGTGTCGGTCGACGCGGTCCGGGCCAAGTCGCTCGCGCTGGGTGACTTCTTCCTGGAGTGCGTCGAGGCGTACGTTCCCGGGGGCCGCGTGGAGTCGGTGACGCCGTCGGCCCACGCCGAGCGCGGCAGCCAGGTCTCCCTGCGGTGCGCGGACGCGGGAGACGTGATGAAGCGGCTCATCGACCGCGGTGTGGTCGGTGACTTCCGTCAGCCGGACATCCTCCGCTTCGGCTTGACCCCGCTGTACGTGGGTTTCGCGGACGTGGAGCGGGCGGCGCGGGTGCTGGCGGAGACGGTGGGCTGAGAGGGGCCCGGGCCGGAGGCCGGGGGAGCCGGAGGGGGCTCTGTGCACCCCGGCCCCCGGCCCCGGCGGCAGGCGCGCCGGGTCAGTCCCCGGCGACGAACACCCCGGACACCGCGGCCGCGAACGCCGCCTCGGCCGCCCGTGCGGCGGCGGCCTCGTCCGGCACCTCGCCGGTCGTCAGCACCGCGTAGTAGAGGGGCGCGGACACGGCCCGAACCACCAGCGAGGGATCGGTCCCCGCCGGCAACTCGCCGCGCGCCACGCCCTGTTCGACGCACGGCGCCCACTCGCCCACCCGCGCCTCGTAGAACCGTCGCAGCGCCTGCGCCGTACGGGCGTCGGACGTCGCCGCGGCGATCACCGCGCGGAACAGCGGTCCCTGCCGGGCGTCGGCCAGCGTCCGCCGCACCAGCGCGGCGTTGGCGCGCAGATCACCGAGGACGGACCCGGTGTCGGCGCGTGGCAGCGACTGCTCCGCCATGTCGCTCAGCAGATCGGCGACCAGCCCCGTCACCGACCCCCACCGCCGGTACACCGTGGTCTTGCCGACCTCCGCCCGCCGTGCCACGTCGGCGAGGTCGAGATGGGCGAAGCCCTGCTCGGCGAGCACGTCCCCGGCGGCGCGCAGTACGGCCGTGCGGACACGGGCGGTGCGCCCGCCGGGACGCACGGTGCCGGGCTCGGCGGACATGACGGACTCCTTCACGATCGGCTGCCTGTACCCGCCCAGCGTAACGGAACGACAGAACCGTTTAACCCTCACCGAGCGTGACATCCGGGTGTAGGCGCACGTCACGGGCCTGATACCGTCCCCGCCAACGGACGATCTCTCTCCCGGTCCGCCAAATCCGTTTCACCGCTGAGAGGTTGGAGCATGTCGGACGACGCCGCAGCACGGGACGCCGCAGCGCGGGAAGCCGCAGCACGGGACGCCGCCGAGGAGGCGTCGGCCTTCTCCCACCCGCCCGTCGAGCCCGACATCACCGCCGCGTACGGCGACCACCCCGACCAGGTGATCGACTTCTACACCCCGCGCGATCCCGACCCCGCGCTGCCCGTCCCGCTGGTGGTCGTTCTGCACGGCGGCGCCTGGCGCGCCCCGTACGACCGCCGGCACATCACCCCGTTCGCGGACTTCCTGGCCCGTCGCGGCTTCGCGGTGGCCAATGTCGAGTACCGCAGGGGCGCGGTGCTCCCCGCGCAGGGCGGCGGGAGTCCGGTGGCGGGCCGCTGGCCGGACACCTTCGACGACGTCGCGGCGGCACTCGACGCGCTGCCCCCGCTGGTGAGCGCGCATCTGCCGGGGATCGACTCCCATCGCACGGTGATCACCGGCCACTCCGCCGGTGGCCACCTCGCCCTGTGGGCCGCCGCCCGGCACGTCCTGCCCGCCGACGCCCCCTGGCGCACCGACCGCCCCGCACCGCTGCGCGGCGTCGTCGCCCTCGCCCCGATCGCCGACTTCCAGGTCGCCGAGAAACTGGACGTGTGCTCCGGTGCGTCCCGCCAACTTCTGGGCGGTGAGGCGAGGTTCGCGGAACGCCAGCCCTATGCCGACCCCGCCCACCTGCTCCCCACCGGCATCGCCACGACCCTCGTGCAGGGCCGCACCGACCTCGTCGTGCCCCAGGCGGTCGCCGAGTCGTACGCCGAGGCCGCGGCACGGGCCGGCGAGGTGGTCGGTCTGACGCTCCTGGAGGACGTCGGCCACTTCCCGCTGATCGATCCCGCGGCCGACGCGTGCGCGGTGGTCGCCGAGGAGATCGCCCAGCTGGCCTGGTGACGGCGGCGGTCACCGCCGCCGTCCCCCCTCGGGTCGCACCCCCGGCCGGACGGACGTCCCCCCGGGTGTACCCGTAGTACCTGAGACGGATCCGGCAGGACCCTTCTCACAGGTGACGACGGCGACCCGGCGGGCCGCCTACCGTTTCGAACGTGACCGAGACGACCCAGACGCAGATGACGCCGCCGGGCGGGGCCAAGCCACGCAGCCCGGAGTTCCGGCTCACCGCGGACGCCCTGCGCGGACTGCGGCAGGAGCTGTTCCACGATGCCTTCGCCTACCGTCCGCTCCCGCGCATGCGGGTGGACGGCCCGATCACCCGACGTCTCCCCGAGGGCGTCCGGGAGTACGCGGCCTGGACACCGCACGCCGTCACCGCGCTGTGCGGACTGTTCGCCATGTTCCTCGCGAGCACCACGAACAACGGCTCCGGCACCCTGAGCCTGGTGCCCGGCTTCCTCGCACTGCTCCCGGTCCTGCTGACGCTCGTCCGGCCGGTCGGTGCCTTCTGGTTCTCCCTGGCGGCGACACCGTTCGCGGCCGTGTTCAGCGACCGCTGGAGCGACTGGCCCTGGCCGCCGGGCGCCTTCGTCGCCCACCTGGTGGTGCTGACGGTCGTGGCGCTGCGGACGCGGCCGCGCACCGCGGCCTGGATGTGGGTGCTGACGGCGCTGTACGGGATGGCGGCCGAGACCGTCTTCGGCGCCGGGCACTACGCGACCAACTCGGTGCCCCTGCTGTTCCTCTCCGCGCTCTCCCTGCTGGTCGTCACCGTCCTGCACATACGCCGCGCGGCGGAGCGGGAGGTGACCGCCCAGTTGTCCGTGACGGCGCACGAGCGCTCCAAGCGCACCCTGCTCGAGGAGCGCACGACGATCGCCCGCGAACTGCACGATGTGGTGGCCCACCACATGTCGGTGGTCGCCATTCAGGCGGAGGCCGCGCCCTACCGGGTGGAGAATCCGCCGCCCGAGCTCGAGCAGGCCTTCGTCACGATCCGGGAGAACGCGGTGGCGGCGCTCACCGAGCTGCGCCGCGTCCTCGGTGTCGTACGGGCCGAGGACTACGAGGCGCCGGACGCCCCGCAGCCCACCCTCGCCGACCTCGAGGCGCTGCTCGCCAATGTCCGGGACGCGGGCCTGAGCGTGGAGAAGGTGGTCACGGGTGCGGTGCGCGAACTCCCGCAGGGCGTCGAGCTGTCGGCGTACCGCATCGTCCAGGAGGCGCTGAGCAACGCGCTGCGGCACGCGCCCGGTGCCACGGCCCGCGTCGAGATCGGCTACGTCCTCGGCGGCCTCGGCCTGCGGATAGTCAACGGCCCCCCGCCGGCCACGCACCTGGTGAAGTCCACGCACGGCGCGGGTCACGGCATCACCGGCATGCGGGAGCGGGTCACGATGCTGGACGGCGAGATGACGACGGGCGAGACGGCCGACGGTGGTTACGAGGTGACGGTGTTCCTGCCGGTGCCCGGCGCGGAGGAGTCCGGATGACGGGCGGGACGACGGCCGGGACGACCGGCGGGGTGGCCCCCGGGGCGGCGGGTGGCGCCATCCGTGTCCTGATCGCGGACGACCAGGTGATGGTCCGCGAGGGGTTCTCCGTGCTGCTCGGCGCGATGCCGGACATCGAGGTGGTCGGCGAGGCGGTCAACGGACGGGACGCGGTCGAGCGGGTTCGCGAACTCGGCCCGGACGTCGTGCTGATGGACATCCGTATGCCGGAGCTGAACGGCATCGAGGCGACCCGGGAGATCGTCGCCGCGGACAGCACCGCGAAGGTGCTGGTGCTCACCACCTTCGACCTCGACGAGTACGTGTACCAGGCCCTGCGCGCGGGAGCCTCCGGCTTCCTCCTCAAGGACGCCTCCGCGCGGCAGCTCGCCGACGGGGTACGGGTGGTGGCGGCGGGCGAAGCACTGCTCGCGCCCTCGGTCACCAAGCGGCTGATCACCGAGTTCTCCAAGCTCGCCGACGCCCCGCGGCTGTCGGCCACGGCCCAGGCGGCCTACGGCGACCTGACCGAGCGCGAGACGGAGGTGCTGGTCCTGATCGCGCAGGGCCTGTCGAACGCGGAGATCGCCGCGCGGCTGTTCGTCGCGGAGTCCACGATCAAGACCCATGTGAGCCGCATCCTGGTGAAGCTGGGGCTGCGCGACCGCACCCAGGCGGCGGTCTTCGCCTACGAGGCGCGGCTGATCACGCCCAGGTGACCCCGCCGGGTCCCGGTGCGCGGCGGCAGGGTGGGCGGCACGGGGGCCGTCCGCCGGGACGCCCCTGTTCAGAGGGGGGTGCGGCGGGCTAGCGTCCGCTCATGGCAGCTATGGAGACTCCCGGGACCTTCGACCCCTGGGACCCGGCGTTCGTGGCGGACCCGTACCCCGCGTACGCGGAACTGCGTGCGCGCGGCCGGGTCCACTACTACGAGCCGACCGACCAGTGGCTGGTCCCGCACCACGCGGACGTGTCGGCGTTGCTGCGGGACCGGCGGCTGGGCCGGACGTACCAGCACCGCTTCACGCACGAGGACTTCGGACGCACGGCGCCCCCGCCCGAGCACGAGCCGTTCCACGTGCTCAACGACCACGGGATGCTCGACCTGGAACCGCCGGACCACACCAGGATCCGCCGGCTGGTCTCCAAGGCCTTCACCCCGCGCACGGTCGAGCGGCTGGCACCGTATGTGCGGCGGCTGGCGGGTGAGCTGGTCGGCGATCTGGTCGCGGCCGGCGGCGGTGATCTGCTCACCGACGTCGCCGAGCCGCTCCCGGTCGCCGTGATCGCCGAGATGCTGGGCATCCCGGAGACCGACCGGGCGCCGCTGCGGCCGTGGTCGGCGGACATCTGCGGGATGTACGAGCTGAACCCCTCGCGGGAGACGGCGGCCAGGGCGGTGCGCGCGTCGGTCGAGTTCACGGAGTATCTGCGGGAGCTGATCGAGGCCCGCCGCAAGGAGCCGGGCGACGACCTGATCTCGGGGCTCATCGCCGCGCACGACGAGGGCGACCGGCTCACCGAGCAGGAGATGATCTCCACGTGCGTGCTGCTGCTGAACGCGGGGCACGAGGCGACGGTCAACGCCACGGTGAACGGCTGGTGGACGCTGTTCCGCCACCCCGACCGGCTGGCCGCGCTGCGCGCCGACCGCTCGCTGGTCCCGACGGCGGTGGAGGAGCTGATGCGCTACGACACCCCGCTGCAGATGTTCGAGCGGTGGGTGCTGGACGACATCGAGATCGACGGTACGACGATCCCGCGCGGCGCGGAGATCGCCCTGCTCTTCGGCTCCGCCAACCACGACCCGGCGGTCTTCACCCGCCCCGGGGAACTGGACCTCTCCCGCACCGACAACCCGCACATCTCCTTCAGCGCGGGCATCCACTACTGCATCGGCGCGCCGCTGGCCCGGATCGAACTGGCGGCGTCGCTGGGCGCGTTGCTCGAACTGGCCCCGACGCTGCGCCTGGCGGCGGAGCCGGAACGCAAGCCGAACTTCGTGATCCGGGGACTCGAGGGACTCAGCGTGGCCCTCTGATCCGCCGGCCGAGCGCCCACAGCCCTAGGGCCGCGGCCGTTCCGCCGAGGACCAGCAGGGGCAGCTCGGCGTAGAGGACGCTCCAGTCCGGACCCTGCTCGAACCGCCGGAACCGGCCGCGGGACTCGACGGCCCAGAGCGCGAGACCCGTGCCCGCGCCCGCGGCGGCGGTCAGGCAGCCGCCGGCGGCCTCCATGCGTTCTCCCACGACCGGCATGGACGCGGCGGGGCGGCCCGGGGTTCCCGGCACCACCTCACCGCCGTCCGCGCCCGTGTCGTCGGGGACCGTGGGGACCGCGGGTGACCGCGGGTGTCCGTCGTCAGGCGCTCAGGTCCCGTCGACGCAGCGCCGTCAGTCCGGCGCCGGTCAGGCCCACCGCGATGACGGTCAGGACCAGCACCGGTGTCCAGGTCATCTCCCCACCCGGCAGCTTGGGGAGATGACCGTAGGGGGAGAGGTCCATGAGCCCCTGGGGGACGTCCAGGGCGGGCCCGATCCAGCCCAGCAGGAGGACGAGGCCCGCCGCGCCCCAGGCGCCGGGTGCCGACCGGGGGAAGACCCCGTACAGGAGGACGGCCAGCCCGCCCAGCGTCCAGACCGCCGGGATCTGCAGGAGGCAGGCACCGAGGACCGGCCCCGGTTCGTGGCCGTAGCCCAGCCCGAGACCGGCCCCGCCCAGCACCATGATCAGGGCCGCTCCGCCGAAGGCGATGACCAGGTGTCCGCCCGCCCAGCGCAGCCGTCCCACCGCGTTGGCCAGGATCGGTTCGGCCCGCTGGGAGGTCTCCTCGCCGTGCAGCCGCAGCACGGAGGAGACGATGTACAGCGCGGCCACCATCCCGAGCATGCCGGTCATCGTGGCGAGGAACGCGTCGGTGATCCCGGACCGCCCGCCCATCCGCTCGATGATCTCGCGGGTCCTGGCGTTGTCGCCGACCAGGCCGGACGCGCCCTTGGTGATCCCGCCGAACGCGGCCCCGGCGGCGAGGAATCCGAGGCTCCAGCCGAGCACACTGCCGCGCTGCAGCCGCCAGGCCAGTGCCCAGGCCGTCCCGAGCCGTCCCGAGGCCGGACCCGGCCGCGTCGGCAGGAAGCTCATGCCGACATCGCGCCGCCCGGCGAGTGCGTAGGCGAGGGCGCCCTGCAGGACGACGGCAGCGGCGAACAGGAGCAGCACCCACCACCGCTCGTCCGCGAACGGCCGCTCGTCCTCCAGCCAGCCCAGCGGCGACACCCAGGTCAGCGGGGACGAGCCGTCGGTCGCCGCGGAGTCACCGGCCGCCCGCAGGACGAACGCCGCGCCCAGCACACCGCCCGTCAGCCCCTTCGCCAGCCGCGCGCTCTGCGTGAACTGGGCGACGATCGCCGCCGCGGTGGCGAAGACCATGCCGACGCCCCCGACGCCGAGGCCCAGCGCCAGGGCGCCCGCGGCACCCTGGCCGGCCAGTCCGCCCGCGATGAGCACGGCGAGCGCGCCGTTCGCTACCAGGGCGGCCAGCAGCGCCGCCGTCAGCGGGGCACGCCGTCCCACCATCGCCGACGAGAGGAGTTCCTGGCGTCCGCTCTCCTCCTCGTCACGGGTGTGCCGGACGACGACGAGCAGGCTCATGATCCCGGCGAACAGACCGGCGTAGCCGCCCGCACGCCAGGCGGTGAGGCCGCCGAGGGAGTCGCTGAACACCGGCCCGTACGTGGCGCGCAGCGAACTGTTGGTGAGCATCTGCCGTGCCAGGTCGGCGCGTTCGGCCGCCGTGCCGTACACCGACTTCAGCGTGTTCGGCAGGGAGAGGACCATCAGCGCGATCACACCCGTCCAGAGCGGCGTCATCACGCGGTCGCGGCGCAGCGCGAACCTCAGGAGTGTTCCGGTTCCGGCCAGTTGGCGGGTGCCACCGGCCCGCACCGCGAAAGCCGCGGCGGCCGCCGCGCTTTCGGCGTTCCCGGTGTTGTCGGTGTTGTCGGTGTTCTCGACGTCCGTGGTGTTCGTGGCGGTCATCGCGCCATCGCCTCCGCGGGCGCGTCCTCCTGGTAGTGCCGCAGGAACAGCGCCTCCAGGGTCGGCGGGGTGGCGGCCAGGGACCGTACGCCGGAGTCGGTGAGCGAGCGCAGTACGGCGTTGAGCTTGTCCGTGTCGACCTCGAGCCGCACCCGGTTCCCCTGTACGTCGACGTCGTGCACCCCGGGCAGGGACGCCAGGGCGCCCGGCGGGTCCGCGAGTTCGGCGGTGACGCTGGTACGGGTGAGGTGGCGCAGTTCGGCGAGTGTGCCGCTCTCGACGGTGCGGCCCTTGCGGATGATGCTCACCCGGTCGCAGAGTTCCTCCACCTCGCTGAGGATGTGACTCGACAGCAGGATCGTGCGGCCCCGGTCGCGCTCCTCCTCGACGCACCGCTGGAAGACCTCCTCCATCAGGGGATCGAGGCCGGAGGTGGGCTCGTCGAGGATCAGCAGGTCGACGTCCGAGGCGAAGGCGGCGACGAGGGCGACCTTCTGGCGGTTGCCCTTCGAGTAGGTGCGGCCCTTCTTGGTGGGATCGAGCTCGAACCGTCCGATCAGTTCCTCGCGCCGCCCCCGGTCGAGGCCGCCGCGCAGCCGTCCGTACAGGTCGATGACCTCGCCGCCGGACAGGTTCCGCCACAGCGTCACGTCGCCGGGGACGTACGCGATCCGGCGGTGCAGTTCCACCGCGTCCTTCCAGGGGTCCCCGTCCAGCAGCCGCACCGTGCCCGCGTCGGCCCGCAGCAGGCCGAGCAGGACCCGGATGGTGGTGGACTTCCCGGAGCCGTTCGGGCCGAGGAAGCCGTGCACCTCTCCGGCCTCGACGTGCAGGTCGAGGCCGTCCAGCGCATGCGTCCTGCCGAACGACTTGTGCAGTGCGGATACCTCCAGGGCGAGGCGTGCCTTCGTCATGGTTCAGAACGTACGCTTCTTTCAGAAATTTGTGAAGTTAAGGAAACATGTGAACTCCGGATACACTCGACGGTGATGCGTGAGCGGGGAGATGATCGACAGATGGCGCAACCGAGTGCGGCGGAGCGGGATCCGGAGGCGGTCTCGCAGTTCGTCGAGGGCTTCGCGGCGCAGCTCGTCGAGGCCGGGATGCAGCGGATGCCCGCCCGGGTGTTCGCGGCGCTGCTCGCCTCCGACTCCGGTGCCATGACCTCTGCCGAACTCGGCGAGCGGCTCCAGGTCAGTCCGGCCGCCGTCTCCGGGGCGGTGCGCTATCTCGCGCAACAGCACATGGTCTCGCGCGAGCGGGACCCCGGCTCCCGGCGCGAGCGGTACCGCGTGCACAGCGACCAGTGGTACGAGGCGCTGACCAGCCGCGACGCCGTGCTCAAGCGCTGGGGAGCGTCCCTGCGCGCGGGCGTCGACAGCCTCGGTCCCGCGACCCCCGCCGGACGCCGGCTCTCCGAGACCCTCGCCTTCTTCGACTTCATCGACGGCGAGATCGCCCTGATGATGGAACGCTGGCGCGCCCACCGGGAGAAGCTGTTCGGCGACGGAACCGGCGACGGCGACCGCTGACGAAGCGCGGCCGGGCTTCAACGACGCGAGGCCCGGCTTCAACGACGCGAGGGCCCGGTCTCAACGACGCCGGGCGGGGCTTCGGCGACGCCAGGCCGGGCCTCAAC
This window encodes:
- a CDS encoding ABC transporter ATP-binding protein encodes the protein MTKARLALEVSALHKSFGRTHALDGLDLHVEAGEVHGFLGPNGSGKSTTIRVLLGLLRADAGTVRLLDGDPWKDAVELHRRIAYVPGDVTLWRNLSGGEVIDLYGRLRGGLDRGRREELIGRFELDPTKKGRTYSKGNRQKVALVAAFASDVDLLILDEPTSGLDPLMEEVFQRCVEEERDRGRTILLSSHILSEVEELCDRVSIIRKGRTVESGTLAELRHLTRTSVTAELADPPGALASLPGVHDVDVQGNRVRLEVDTDKLNAVLRSLTDSGVRSLAATPPTLEALFLRHYQEDAPAEAMAR
- the kynU gene encoding kynureninase encodes the protein MSESYAGKAAALDAADELAKLRDRFVLDDVVYLDGNSLGALSVDVPGRVDDVVRRQWGELRIRSWEESGWWTAPERIGDRVAPLVGAAPGQIVVGDSTSVNVFKALVGAVRLAGAGRDEIVVDATTFPSDGYIAASAARLTGCELRPVEPSEVPDAVGPRTAAVLLNHVDYRTGRLHDLPALTSAIHDAGAVAVWDLCHSAGALPVGLDAHGVDLAVGCTYKYLNGGPGSPAYLYVRADLQERFDSPLPGWNSHTNPFDMSAEFIPAAGALRGRVGTPDILSMLALEAALEVWDGVSVDAVRAKSLALGDFFLECVEAYVPGGRVESVTPSAHAERGSQVSLRCADAGDVMKRLIDRGVVGDFRQPDILRFGLTPLYVGFADVERAARVLAETVG
- a CDS encoding GbsR/MarR family transcriptional regulator is translated as MAQPSAAERDPEAVSQFVEGFAAQLVEAGMQRMPARVFAALLASDSGAMTSAELGERLQVSPAAVSGAVRYLAQQHMVSRERDPGSRRERYRVHSDQWYEALTSRDAVLKRWGASLRAGVDSLGPATPAGRRLSETLAFFDFIDGEIALMMERWRAHREKLFGDGTGDGDR
- a CDS encoding TetR/AcrR family transcriptional regulator — its product is MSAEPGTVRPGGRTARVRTAVLRAAGDVLAEQGFAHLDLADVARRAEVGKTTVYRRWGSVTGLVADLLSDMAEQSLPRADTGSVLGDLRANAALVRRTLADARQGPLFRAVIAAATSDARTAQALRRFYEARVGEWAPCVEQGVARGELPAGTDPSLVVRAVSAPLYYAVLTTGEVPDEAAAARAAEAAFAAAVSGVFVAGD
- a CDS encoding response regulator transcription factor, which codes for MTGGTTAGTTGGVAPGAAGGAIRVLIADDQVMVREGFSVLLGAMPDIEVVGEAVNGRDAVERVRELGPDVVLMDIRMPELNGIEATREIVAADSTAKVLVLTTFDLDEYVYQALRAGASGFLLKDASARQLADGVRVVAAGEALLAPSVTKRLITEFSKLADAPRLSATAQAAYGDLTERETEVLVLIAQGLSNAEIAARLFVAESTIKTHVSRILVKLGLRDRTQAAVFAYEARLITPR
- a CDS encoding cytochrome P450: MAAMETPGTFDPWDPAFVADPYPAYAELRARGRVHYYEPTDQWLVPHHADVSALLRDRRLGRTYQHRFTHEDFGRTAPPPEHEPFHVLNDHGMLDLEPPDHTRIRRLVSKAFTPRTVERLAPYVRRLAGELVGDLVAAGGGDLLTDVAEPLPVAVIAEMLGIPETDRAPLRPWSADICGMYELNPSRETAARAVRASVEFTEYLRELIEARRKEPGDDLISGLIAAHDEGDRLTEQEMISTCVLLLNAGHEATVNATVNGWWTLFRHPDRLAALRADRSLVPTAVEELMRYDTPLQMFERWVLDDIEIDGTTIPRGAEIALLFGSANHDPAVFTRPGELDLSRTDNPHISFSAGIHYCIGAPLARIELAASLGALLELAPTLRLAAEPERKPNFVIRGLEGLSVAL
- a CDS encoding alpha/beta hydrolase; this translates as MSDDAAARDAAAREAAARDAAEEASAFSHPPVEPDITAAYGDHPDQVIDFYTPRDPDPALPVPLVVVLHGGAWRAPYDRRHITPFADFLARRGFAVANVEYRRGAVLPAQGGGSPVAGRWPDTFDDVAAALDALPPLVSAHLPGIDSHRTVITGHSAGGHLALWAAARHVLPADAPWRTDRPAPLRGVVALAPIADFQVAEKLDVCSGASRQLLGGEARFAERQPYADPAHLLPTGIATTLVQGRTDLVVPQAVAESYAEAAARAGEVVGLTLLEDVGHFPLIDPAADACAVVAEEIAQLAW
- a CDS encoding sensor histidine kinase, which gives rise to MTETTQTQMTPPGGAKPRSPEFRLTADALRGLRQELFHDAFAYRPLPRMRVDGPITRRLPEGVREYAAWTPHAVTALCGLFAMFLASTTNNGSGTLSLVPGFLALLPVLLTLVRPVGAFWFSLAATPFAAVFSDRWSDWPWPPGAFVAHLVVLTVVALRTRPRTAAWMWVLTALYGMAAETVFGAGHYATNSVPLLFLSALSLLVVTVLHIRRAAEREVTAQLSVTAHERSKRTLLEERTTIARELHDVVAHHMSVVAIQAEAAPYRVENPPPELEQAFVTIRENAVAALTELRRVLGVVRAEDYEAPDAPQPTLADLEALLANVRDAGLSVEKVVTGAVRELPQGVELSAYRIVQEALSNALRHAPGATARVEIGYVLGGLGLRIVNGPPPATHLVKSTHGAGHGITGMRERVTMLDGEMTTGETADGGYEVTVFLPVPGAEESG
- a CDS encoding ABC transporter permease produces the protein MTATNTTDVENTDNTDNTGNAESAAAAAAFAVRAGGTRQLAGTGTLLRFALRRDRVMTPLWTGVIALMVLSLPNTLKSVYGTAAERADLARQMLTNSSLRATYGPVFSDSLGGLTAWRAGGYAGLFAGIMSLLVVVRHTRDEEESGRQELLSSAMVGRRAPLTAALLAALVANGALAVLIAGGLAGQGAAGALALGLGVGGVGMVFATAAAIVAQFTQSARLAKGLTGGVLGAAFVLRAAGDSAATDGSSPLTWVSPLGWLEDERPFADERWWVLLLFAAAVVLQGALAYALAGRRDVGMSFLPTRPGPASGRLGTAWALAWRLQRGSVLGWSLGFLAAGAAFGGITKGASGLVGDNARTREIIERMGGRSGITDAFLATMTGMLGMVAALYIVSSVLRLHGEETSQRAEPILANAVGRLRWAGGHLVIAFGGAALIMVLGGAGLGLGYGHEPGPVLGACLLQIPAVWTLGGLAVLLYGVFPRSAPGAWGAAGLVLLLGWIGPALDVPQGLMDLSPYGHLPKLPGGEMTWTPVLVLTVIAVGLTGAGLTALRRRDLSA